A DNA window from Pseudoalteromonas spongiae UST010723-006 contains the following coding sequences:
- a CDS encoding PLP-dependent aminotransferase family protein, whose protein sequence is MNTIWLPDVTEYQELCKLNSKYQSLADLIERVAQSGVISAEQKLPAQRILADHLGVTHGTVTRAYDLLVKRGIATAKLGAGTFIKAQSVHLDELDDTDFSSSMMPLMGQQNVLAEQMRKLANNESALTDILRYKLNGSDELQSTFKAWLNDKGLQIGKQELIFCQGAQQAIYSVLAALCQAGDTVLHEEMCYPGFYQACDSLGLNTKPIALTPAGIDLNALEAYCKSHKIKAIYITPNCQNPTNIRYDQATLDGLLALSQRYNFFILEDDVNYCLPENWRLPLWQTANDRVFYIGSFSKYFAGGLRAGYLIAPFLWQQAVLKQIHSQCWSVSMMNFELLALALHDDEFKRNQSQLAEEVSARINLLRSLFEKHGLEAIFSGLNVYLPLPEHINMFSLANQLKANRVIVRTVDVFTRNGNANCNALRFTLGGPSSRQAFGLGLARVDQVLRHRDGGIEVVI, encoded by the coding sequence ATGAATACAATTTGGTTGCCAGATGTGACGGAGTATCAAGAGCTCTGTAAATTAAATTCAAAATATCAATCGCTTGCAGATTTAATTGAGCGTGTCGCTCAATCTGGGGTAATTTCTGCTGAGCAAAAATTGCCAGCGCAACGAATTTTGGCCGATCACCTTGGTGTGACTCATGGCACGGTTACGCGCGCCTATGATTTACTCGTTAAACGCGGCATTGCGACAGCAAAACTTGGGGCAGGCACGTTTATAAAAGCGCAGTCAGTTCATCTGGATGAATTAGACGATACCGATTTTTCATCGAGCATGATGCCGCTTATGGGGCAGCAAAATGTATTGGCCGAGCAAATGCGCAAGTTAGCAAATAACGAATCTGCGCTGACAGATATTTTGCGCTACAAACTCAATGGCAGCGATGAACTACAAAGTACGTTTAAAGCTTGGTTAAACGATAAAGGATTGCAAATTGGCAAGCAGGAGCTGATTTTTTGCCAAGGTGCTCAGCAAGCGATTTACAGTGTGCTTGCTGCATTGTGCCAAGCGGGTGATACGGTGCTTCATGAGGAAATGTGTTATCCGGGATTTTATCAAGCATGTGATTCACTCGGTTTAAATACTAAACCGATTGCTCTTACGCCCGCAGGTATCGATTTAAATGCCCTTGAGGCTTATTGTAAGTCGCATAAGATAAAAGCGATTTACATAACGCCAAACTGCCAAAACCCCACCAATATTCGCTATGACCAAGCAACGCTAGATGGACTGCTTGCACTTAGCCAGCGTTATAACTTTTTTATTCTTGAAGATGATGTGAACTACTGTTTGCCTGAAAACTGGCGTTTACCGCTTTGGCAAACTGCCAACGACAGGGTGTTTTATATTGGTAGCTTTTCAAAATACTTTGCTGGTGGCTTGCGTGCTGGTTACTTAATTGCGCCATTTTTGTGGCAACAAGCCGTGCTTAAGCAAATTCATAGTCAGTGTTGGTCGGTCTCGATGATGAATTTTGAGTTGTTAGCACTTGCATTACACGATGATGAATTTAAACGTAACCAATCGCAGCTCGCAGAAGAAGTAAGCGCGCGCATCAACTTACTGCGTTCGCTTTTTGAAAAACATGGTTTAGAGGCCATTTTTTCGGGCTTGAATGTGTATTTACCACTGCCGGAGCATATTAATATGTTCTCACTGGCAAATCAATTAAAAGCAAATCGCGTGATTGTGCGAACCGTTGATGTATTCACACGCAATGGCAACGCGAATTGTAACGCACTGAGATTTACTTTGGGCGGCCCCAGCTCTCGACAAGCATTTGGACTAGGCCTTGCTAGGGTTGATCAAGTGCTAAGGCATCGTGATGGTGGAATAGAGGTGGTCATTTAG
- the gltX gene encoding glutamate--tRNA ligase has product MTIRTRVAPSPTGDPHLGTAYIALFNYCFAKQQGGEFVLRIEDTDQVRSTRESEQAIMDSLKWLGLNWDHGPDVGGEFGPYRQSERSDMYKKFAHQLVDEGKAFYCFATAEELDQMREEQMTEGLRPKYDGRGLNLSEDEIKANLEAGKPYVIRMKIPTEGSFKFNDYLRGEIEIPWENVDMQVLLKADGFPTYFLANVVDDHHMEISHIFRGEEWINSAPKLLKLYEDFGWQPPVLGHLPLLRNPDKSKLSKRKNPTSINYYKEMGFLPEALLNYLGRMGWSMPDEREKFTLDEMIEHFDMKRVSLGGPIFDIDKLNWLNGLWIRENLSDEELMARFFDWKFNPELLAKVLPQAKTRINTLSDLVDLAGHFVAGTPQYDPALLTAGKVEEDVVREALQIFIWELEALRTWEKSEIFAIAKAVATYFELKIKDFLEPIFVAITGKTSSTSVVDAMEILGSDMSRARLRVALNHIGVSKKQAKKLEKAYKAYQAQ; this is encoded by the coding sequence ATGACAATTCGTACACGTGTTGCACCGTCACCAACCGGTGATCCGCATTTAGGAACGGCCTATATTGCACTATTTAACTACTGCTTTGCGAAACAGCAAGGTGGTGAATTTGTACTGCGTATTGAAGATACAGACCAAGTGCGTAGCACGCGTGAATCAGAACAAGCGATTATGGACAGCCTTAAGTGGTTAGGCCTTAACTGGGATCACGGTCCTGATGTGGGTGGTGAGTTTGGCCCTTACCGTCAGTCTGAGCGTTCTGATATGTACAAAAAGTTTGCTCACCAATTGGTTGATGAAGGTAAAGCGTTTTACTGTTTTGCTACAGCTGAAGAGCTTGACCAAATGCGTGAAGAGCAAATGACGGAAGGTCTTCGTCCTAAGTATGACGGCCGTGGTTTAAACTTGTCTGAAGACGAAATTAAAGCAAACCTTGAAGCGGGTAAGCCTTACGTTATCCGTATGAAAATTCCTACGGAAGGTTCTTTCAAGTTTAACGATTACCTACGTGGCGAGATTGAAATCCCGTGGGAAAACGTAGACATGCAGGTGCTTTTAAAAGCGGATGGTTTCCCAACCTATTTCTTAGCGAATGTGGTCGATGATCACCATATGGAAATTAGCCATATTTTCCGTGGTGAAGAATGGATTAACTCGGCGCCTAAGCTATTAAAACTTTATGAAGATTTTGGCTGGCAGCCGCCGGTATTGGGTCACTTACCACTACTGCGTAACCCTGATAAGTCAAAATTATCTAAGCGTAAAAACCCAACATCGATTAATTACTATAAAGAGATGGGCTTTTTACCAGAAGCATTGCTTAACTACCTTGGCCGTATGGGTTGGTCAATGCCAGATGAGCGTGAAAAGTTCACGCTTGATGAAATGATTGAACACTTTGATATGAAGCGTGTATCACTAGGTGGACCAATTTTCGATATCGACAAGCTTAACTGGTTAAACGGTTTATGGATCCGCGAAAACTTATCTGACGAAGAGTTAATGGCGCGTTTCTTTGACTGGAAATTTAACCCTGAGTTACTTGCTAAAGTATTACCACAGGCAAAAACACGTATTAATACGTTATCAGATTTAGTCGATTTAGCAGGCCACTTTGTTGCGGGTACACCACAATATGACCCTGCATTATTAACTGCTGGCAAAGTAGAAGAAGATGTGGTGCGTGAAGCATTACAAATTTTCATCTGGGAATTAGAAGCACTACGTACTTGGGAAAAATCAGAGATTTTTGCCATTGCAAAAGCGGTTGCAACGTACTTTGAGCTTAAGATTAAAGACTTCTTAGAGCCAATTTTTGTTGCTATCACAGGTAAAACATCGTCTACATCGGTTGTTGATGCAATGGAGATTCTTGGTTCAGATATGTCGCGAGCACGTTTACGCGTAGCGTTAAACCATATTGGTGTTTCTAAGAAGCAGGCGAAGAAGCTAGAAAAAGCCTATAAGGCGTACCAAGCGCAATAA
- a CDS encoding LysR family transcriptional regulator, with amino-acid sequence MDIELVKTFIEVKNCRHFGKAAENLYLTQAAVSSRIRQLEQYFGVELFIRNRNNIQLTPAGERFVSHAEVMMQTLRMAKQDVALTQEQVTQISIAGTPNTWDTYIHDAISKIYATQPDVSLVAEILAREQITRQLLERSLDIAIIFDPPKAEELKIELLHTFALIPVSTSSEPIASPSDVTRYIRVDWGTNFTAWHGKELKGMATPLMRTSTARIALDLMLQCGGTAYLPDVLVEPFIEQGSLHRLDALPEFKRDVYIAYHKENEHAQKLHAIRRMLGKEEPEAPTIIVP; translated from the coding sequence TTGGATATCGAATTAGTTAAAACCTTTATAGAAGTAAAAAATTGTCGCCATTTTGGTAAGGCGGCTGAAAATTTATATTTAACGCAAGCTGCTGTAAGTTCGAGAATTCGCCAGCTTGAGCAGTATTTTGGCGTAGAGCTATTTATTCGCAACCGTAATAATATTCAGCTTACGCCTGCGGGCGAACGATTTGTTTCGCATGCCGAAGTGATGATGCAAACATTGCGTATGGCTAAACAGGATGTGGCACTAACCCAAGAGCAAGTGACACAAATCTCTATCGCCGGTACGCCGAATACCTGGGATACCTACATTCATGATGCGATTTCAAAAATATACGCAACGCAACCCGATGTGAGCTTGGTAGCTGAAATTTTAGCGCGAGAGCAGATCACGCGACAATTGTTAGAGCGCTCACTAGATATCGCAATTATTTTTGATCCGCCCAAAGCGGAAGAGCTTAAAATTGAATTACTGCATACTTTTGCATTAATCCCGGTATCAACTTCAAGCGAACCAATTGCTAGCCCAAGTGACGTAACCCGTTATATTCGTGTTGATTGGGGCACTAATTTTACTGCATGGCATGGTAAAGAGCTTAAAGGCATGGCAACACCATTAATGCGAACCAGTACAGCACGTATCGCTCTTGATTTAATGTTGCAGTGTGGTGGTACGGCATATTTGCCCGATGTATTAGTAGAGCCTTTTATTGAGCAAGGGTCGTTACATCGATTAGATGCATTACCTGAGTTTAAACGTGATGTGTATATTGCGTACCATAAAGAGAATGAGCATGCGCAAAAACTACATGCTATTCGCCGTATGTTAGGTAAAGAAGAACCAGAAGCCCCTACTATTATTGTGCCTTAA
- a CDS encoding DUF3087 domain-containing protein codes for MKLQEINKARYRNHLNKVIVGCIAALVVGSLGIAQGLIAVLPNEQGGHFHWNLAGVVISCLVIGSVLKKYKHHDFMTEVTYVWELKKQLNYITRKMRRLKAAVEEGDVIAMQIINYSYAGSRQLWQLDDNTITMEELSIWQAELDAKAREVNVILDSEKYDPQSLANY; via the coding sequence ATGAAATTACAAGAGATCAACAAAGCTCGTTATCGCAATCATTTAAATAAAGTGATTGTTGGCTGCATTGCTGCACTCGTTGTCGGCAGTTTGGGTATTGCACAAGGGCTCATCGCCGTTTTACCGAATGAGCAAGGGGGTCATTTCCACTGGAACCTTGCAGGAGTCGTGATTAGCTGTTTAGTGATTGGTAGCGTGTTAAAAAAATATAAGCATCACGATTTTATGACAGAAGTAACGTATGTTTGGGAGCTAAAAAAGCAGCTAAATTACATTACCCGCAAAATGCGTAGGTTAAAAGCTGCCGTTGAGGAAGGCGATGTTATCGCTATGCAGATAATTAACTACTCATATGCCGGTTCTCGCCAGCTTTGGCAGCTTGATGACAATACTATTACGATGGAAGAGTTGAGTATTTGGCAAGCTGAACTTGATGCAAAAGCCCGTGAAGTGAATGTTATTCTTGATTCGGAAAAATATGATCCGCAAAGCCTTGCAAACTACTGA
- a CDS encoding DUF3581 family protein translates to MLSGFYQESEGKVSFSRDQASRFAKLIADDYNPLHDIDAKRFCVPGDLLFSMVLNKYGVSEKMHFTFAGMVDEKVSLTFPNADSEIALTQDDKVYLSVNREGETSTCEELTNSLIKNYVEFSGKAFPHVIIPLMGEQEVMINPARPMVMYESMSIEFSSLDVKQPVLEFVTPEFELTGKRGKITLPFVFKDGDKVIGKGEKNMLVSGIREYCQKTVDDLISYYNQRKIDLKPA, encoded by the coding sequence ATGTTATCTGGTTTCTATCAAGAGTCTGAAGGAAAAGTATCGTTCAGCCGTGATCAGGCTAGCCGTTTTGCAAAACTGATTGCTGACGATTACAACCCGCTTCATGATATTGATGCAAAGCGTTTTTGTGTACCAGGTGATTTACTTTTCTCAATGGTGTTAAACAAATACGGTGTAAGTGAAAAAATGCACTTTACTTTTGCTGGCATGGTAGACGAAAAAGTATCGCTTACTTTTCCAAATGCCGACAGTGAAATTGCGTTAACACAAGATGATAAAGTGTACTTATCGGTAAATCGTGAAGGTGAGACATCAACGTGTGAAGAGCTGACCAATAGTTTAATTAAAAACTATGTGGAATTTTCAGGTAAAGCATTCCCACACGTGATTATTCCGCTGATGGGTGAGCAAGAGGTGATGATTAACCCTGCACGCCCTATGGTGATGTATGAGTCAATGTCGATTGAGTTCTCTAGCCTAGATGTTAAACAGCCGGTATTAGAGTTTGTGACGCCTGAATTTGAGCTAACAGGAAAACGCGGAAAAATCACGCTACCGTTTGTTTTTAAAGATGGCGACAAAGTGATTGGTAAAGGTGAAAAGAATATGCTGGTTTCTGGCATTCGTGAGTATTGCCAAAAAACAGTAGATGACCTTATTAGCTACTACAACCAGCGCAAAATTGATTTAAAACCGGCATAA
- the azu gene encoding azurin: MKYLIKLGFITLAGALFSANASASCKATLEANDMMQFNQKALIFSKDCKEISIELKHVGKLPAQTMGHNVVVVDTANIQAVATDGMSAGIDNQYVKQGDERVYGYSKVIGGGETTTLTFATDKLKAGGDYSFFCSFPGHWAIMKGKLEFK; this comes from the coding sequence ATGAAATATTTAATTAAGTTAGGTTTTATTACGTTAGCGGGAGCACTATTCTCTGCCAATGCATCAGCTTCGTGCAAAGCTACACTCGAAGCCAACGATATGATGCAATTCAACCAAAAAGCACTGATCTTTTCTAAAGACTGTAAAGAAATTAGCATTGAGTTAAAGCACGTTGGTAAATTACCTGCTCAAACCATGGGTCATAACGTTGTAGTTGTAGACACAGCAAATATACAGGCTGTTGCAACAGATGGTATGTCGGCAGGAATTGATAACCAATATGTAAAACAAGGCGATGAGCGCGTATATGGATATTCCAAAGTAATCGGTGGCGGCGAAACAACCACACTCACTTTTGCGACCGACAAATTAAAGGCTGGTGGCGACTATTCATTTTTCTGCTCATTCCCAGGCCACTGGGCGATTATGAAAGGTAAGTTAGAGTTCAAATAG
- a CDS encoding LysE family translocator, with the protein METSAVLSLLPALILFSISATLTPGPNNILLAYSGANFGFRKTLPHIVGIRIGMTCMHLAMLLGLGKLFEQYPMLHQVLSAFAASYIIYLAIKIARGKPNSSNSSASPMTFSQAALFQLVNPKSWAMLLTLVTALTLPNEQYWPSALLGVIVFNLATLPCSFFWVGVGRYLKGFLQNPQKLKRFNLVMATLLLLTLPLIFY; encoded by the coding sequence ATGGAAACCAGCGCAGTATTGTCATTATTGCCTGCACTTATATTATTTAGCATAAGCGCAACACTCACACCGGGGCCAAATAATATTCTGCTCGCCTATTCAGGGGCGAATTTTGGTTTTCGTAAAACACTGCCACATATTGTGGGCATTCGTATCGGCATGACGTGTATGCATTTAGCTATGTTGCTTGGCCTTGGCAAGCTGTTTGAACAGTATCCAATGTTGCATCAAGTATTAAGTGCGTTTGCTGCCAGCTACATTATTTATTTAGCCATTAAGATTGCTCGCGGTAAGCCAAATAGCAGTAACAGTAGCGCCTCCCCTATGACCTTTAGCCAAGCAGCGCTATTTCAATTGGTGAACCCTAAATCATGGGCAATGTTACTCACTTTAGTAACCGCACTTACCTTACCCAATGAACAGTACTGGCCGTCAGCTTTGCTAGGCGTAATCGTGTTTAACTTGGCAACCTTGCCCTGCTCGTTTTTTTGGGTTGGTGTTGGTCGATACCTAAAGGGGTTTCTACAAAATCCACAAAAGCTAAAACGTTTTAATTTAGTTATGGCGACTCTGTTACTACTGACATTACCACTTATCTTTTATTAA
- a CDS encoding GNAT family N-acetyltransferase, with protein MKVCHIIDDHDFEHIHQFLSLHAYWCLNIPKHTLKTALSNSLCFVIKNEDGELLAFARVVSDYATFANLLDVFVLPEYRGASVGKTLIKAVVEHPKLQGLRRFTLATKDAHGLYQQFGFKAPKFPDANMEIYLPNIYQD; from the coding sequence ATGAAGGTGTGCCACATAATTGATGACCATGATTTTGAACATATTCATCAGTTTTTATCGCTTCATGCATACTGGTGTTTAAATATTCCAAAACACACATTAAAAACGGCGTTAAGCAACTCATTATGCTTTGTTATAAAAAATGAAGACGGCGAATTGCTCGCATTTGCACGGGTAGTCAGTGACTATGCCACATTCGCTAATTTACTCGATGTCTTTGTGTTACCCGAATACCGCGGAGCAAGTGTTGGTAAAACTCTCATAAAAGCCGTTGTCGAGCATCCTAAGTTACAAGGTTTAAGGCGTTTCACCCTTGCCACTAAAGATGCGCATGGGCTTTATCAACAATTTGGCTTTAAAGCGCCTAAATTCCCAGACGCAAATATGGAAATCTATTTACCCAATATTTATCAAGATTAA
- a CDS encoding ATP-grasp domain-containing protein, giving the protein MRGWIIYKHNDLLLRQEAYEVNRLVEVANEENIELQVFSPDQFDLTVTRDDEKSILIDGERQKLPDFVMPRMGAGTTYFTLAVVRHLERLGVYCVNSSHSIEVVKDKLFAQQILAEKNLPTPDTMLVKFPVNVALVEKQIGFPVVVKTLSGSQGSGVFLSKSPGEFDDLMQLIEATSPKANIILQQFVKASHGRDLRVFTIGGRAIACMERNSNGENFKANVSAGGVGKLYPITPEIEWLATQTANVLGLDVAGIDLLFDQEHFKICEANSSPGFEGLENAVDIDVPREIFHFIRIRLGIFDKASAKKVTKPVAKQLEEKS; this is encoded by the coding sequence ATGCGTGGTTGGATAATTTACAAACACAATGACTTACTACTACGACAAGAAGCATATGAGGTTAATCGCTTAGTTGAAGTCGCAAATGAAGAGAATATTGAGTTACAGGTATTTTCACCGGATCAGTTTGATCTTACGGTTACCCGTGATGATGAAAAAAGTATATTAATCGATGGTGAGCGTCAGAAGCTGCCTGACTTTGTAATGCCGCGTATGGGTGCTGGTACAACGTACTTTACCCTTGCTGTTGTTCGTCACTTAGAGCGACTAGGTGTGTATTGCGTAAACAGCTCGCATTCTATTGAAGTTGTAAAAGACAAATTATTTGCTCAACAAATTTTAGCTGAGAAAAACTTACCAACCCCCGATACCATGCTAGTTAAGTTCCCGGTAAATGTGGCGCTAGTTGAAAAACAAATTGGCTTTCCTGTGGTAGTTAAAACCCTTTCGGGTTCACAAGGCAGCGGGGTATTTTTATCAAAATCCCCAGGAGAATTTGATGACTTAATGCAGCTAATTGAAGCTACAAGTCCAAAAGCCAACATTATTCTTCAGCAGTTTGTAAAAGCCAGCCATGGTCGAGATTTACGTGTATTTACCATAGGTGGTCGCGCAATTGCCTGTATGGAACGAAATTCAAATGGCGAAAACTTTAAAGCTAATGTAAGTGCCGGCGGCGTGGGCAAACTTTATCCAATCACCCCAGAGATAGAGTGGCTAGCAACGCAAACAGCTAATGTATTAGGCTTAGATGTTGCCGGTATCGATTTATTATTTGATCAAGAACACTTTAAAATTTGCGAAGCGAATTCATCGCCTGGCTTTGAGGGATTAGAAAACGCAGTCGATATTGACGTACCGCGTGAAATCTTTCACTTTATTCGCATTCGCTTAGGTATTTTTGATAAAGCCTCCGCTAAAAAGGTAACCAAGCCAGTTGCAAAGCAATTGGAAGAAAAAAGCTAA
- a CDS encoding phospholipase, which translates to MKTNAISLLVAGAIACASQQANAFSQETHKRIVIDAVNYMQQNPSSTEYAKLSAWASQLNLSVAQLANLLGQAAYDVDDFEDTFFCGAITGSCVQAPIWGAAESIVKYTSYWHFQNHTQGPDQHGNDFGGYNYQKLTVWGDIDNLAATWLKGDYLDDGRGGETGWFGSDSTKYNSYGITEANYRIDGHSHYKMYDDFEEMPFQPIDHLGQYWFQKFIESKNPQILGFVFHTTDLLQPHHTWVTSALNHSGWESWVKDYYDKEQLNDFSKVSQALEYYATLDANQQDIRPILTQGGALSYSQGGIVLNSKDHYDRVNTGQVVIPHAIAMVVHLLNHAVVQL; encoded by the coding sequence ATGAAAACCAACGCTATCTCACTACTTGTTGCTGGTGCTATTGCTTGCGCAAGCCAACAAGCGAACGCCTTCTCACAAGAAACACACAAACGCATTGTTATTGATGCAGTAAATTACATGCAACAAAACCCAAGCTCTACTGAATATGCCAAGTTGTCCGCATGGGCGTCTCAACTTAACTTGTCAGTTGCACAGTTGGCTAACCTACTTGGTCAAGCTGCTTACGATGTTGATGATTTTGAAGATACATTCTTTTGTGGCGCAATCACAGGGTCTTGCGTACAAGCGCCTATTTGGGGCGCAGCTGAGAGCATTGTAAAATACACTAGCTACTGGCACTTTCAAAACCATACTCAAGGCCCTGACCAACACGGCAATGACTTTGGCGGTTATAACTACCAAAAACTTACGGTATGGGGTGACATTGATAATTTAGCCGCCACTTGGTTAAAAGGCGATTACTTGGACGATGGCCGCGGTGGCGAAACCGGCTGGTTTGGTTCTGACTCAACTAAATACAATAGCTACGGAATCACTGAAGCAAACTACCGTATCGATGGTCACTCACACTACAAAATGTATGATGACTTTGAAGAAATGCCGTTCCAACCAATTGATCATTTAGGTCAGTACTGGTTTCAAAAGTTTATCGAAAGTAAAAACCCACAGATCCTAGGATTTGTATTTCATACCACTGATTTACTACAGCCACACCACACTTGGGTAACGTCTGCTTTAAATCACTCTGGTTGGGAATCATGGGTAAAAGATTACTACGATAAAGAGCAGCTAAACGATTTTAGTAAAGTCAGCCAAGCACTTGAATACTACGCAACACTTGATGCAAACCAGCAAGATATTCGCCCTATTCTTACTCAAGGTGGAGCCCTTTCATATTCACAAGGTGGCATAGTACTTAATTCAAAAGATCACTATGACCGCGTAAATACCGGGCAAGTTGTGATCCCACATGCCATTGCTATGGTCGTTCATTTACTTAATCATGCCGTGGTACAGCTATAA
- a CDS encoding outer membrane protein has protein sequence MKSVSFLIFIVTLLIPATAMAKNQKQGQYFINFGAASNYYNYNSKDARDELDQNLQDLLDDYDLNGDDSDIVNASVGLGYYVTNDLAVRANYTYGIELDWLDLCFFDCKNNVYHDSDASILTLDGIYHFYHINDKLSFYGIAGLAVTRVSTKLTYHRSQQQEPIARENSTNFGANLGLGLQYDFARNWGLKAGYSHHTFLSMDKYYLNLEWRF, from the coding sequence ATGAAATCGGTTTCTTTTCTGATTTTTATAGTAACGCTTTTAATTCCCGCTACAGCAATGGCAAAAAACCAAAAGCAAGGTCAATATTTTATCAACTTTGGGGCTGCTTCAAATTATTACAATTACAACAGTAAGGATGCGCGCGACGAGCTAGACCAAAACCTGCAAGATTTATTGGATGATTATGATTTAAATGGTGATGATTCTGACATTGTTAACGCAAGTGTTGGCTTAGGTTATTATGTGACAAACGATTTAGCAGTGCGCGCCAACTATACCTATGGCATTGAACTTGATTGGTTAGACCTCTGTTTTTTTGATTGTAAGAATAATGTGTATCATGACAGCGATGCGAGTATTTTAACCTTAGATGGTATTTATCATTTTTATCATATTAATGATAAGTTATCGTTTTACGGTATCGCTGGTCTTGCAGTAACGCGTGTCTCTACTAAATTAACTTACCATCGCTCGCAGCAGCAAGAGCCGATTGCACGCGAAAACTCAACCAATTTTGGGGCAAATTTAGGCTTAGGTTTACAGTATGATTTCGCCCGCAACTGGGGTTTAAAAGCCGGTTATAGTCACCACACTTTCTTATCTATGGATAAGTATTATTTAAATTTAGAATGGCGCTTTTAG
- a CDS encoding glutaredoxin family protein codes for MKFVRWLLGRIILFFDFITTPRGVKRDAQLQAEIDAKTQNLSLYQFKACPFCVKVRRAMKRNSLNIELRDAKAEGIHRETLAAEGGKVKVPCLRIEQDDKVTWLYESNDIIAFLENEVAKKAA; via the coding sequence ATGAAGTTTGTTCGTTGGCTATTAGGCCGCATTATTTTATTTTTTGATTTTATTACAACACCACGAGGTGTTAAGCGCGATGCACAGCTGCAAGCTGAAATTGATGCAAAAACCCAAAACCTAAGCTTATATCAATTCAAAGCGTGCCCGTTTTGCGTAAAAGTACGCCGCGCAATGAAGCGCAACAGCTTAAACATTGAATTACGCGATGCAAAAGCTGAAGGTATTCACCGTGAAACACTTGCGGCAGAGGGCGGTAAAGTAAAAGTGCCGTGCTTACGTATTGAGCAAGACGACAAAGTAACATGGCTTTATGAGTCTAACGATATTATTGCCTTTTTAGAAAATGAAGTAGCCAAGAAAGCTGCTTAA
- the maoP gene encoding DUF413 domain-containing protein, translating to MDLLHGFVKTSNFYDDLNFPQGFNRSGHFTIQEAELLTAIGKRLFQLEHQLAEPQNHTEENFVAMCVTKRDPETRLESLWHKYKSATQSKRFQTLSSSVKANVDSAFNELEGNY from the coding sequence ATGGACTTATTACATGGTTTTGTAAAAACAAGCAATTTCTATGATGACCTGAATTTTCCACAAGGATTTAACCGTAGCGGCCACTTTACAATTCAAGAAGCAGAGTTGTTAACAGCCATCGGTAAGCGATTATTTCAATTAGAACATCAACTAGCAGAGCCACAAAATCACACTGAAGAGAATTTTGTGGCTATGTGCGTTACAAAACGAGACCCCGAAACTCGATTAGAGAGTTTGTGGCACAAGTATAAATCGGCTACTCAAAGCAAACGATTTCAAACGCTAAGTAGTTCAGTTAAAGCCAATGTTGACAGCGCATTTAATGAATTAGAAGGTAATTACTAA
- a CDS encoding methyltransferase family protein, with product MITLFANKLNNKIPPPVVGLFCMVGMYLVSDAEFTFEIIRTVNFKLFVLAVLLGVAILLGSWLSLLGVVAFMLFIERFQIKPEEAALTERFGEQFTQYKKHVRRWL from the coding sequence GTGATTACCTTATTCGCCAATAAGCTAAATAATAAAATCCCACCCCCTGTGGTGGGATTATTTTGTATGGTGGGTATGTATTTAGTGTCGGATGCTGAATTTACATTTGAGATTATTCGCACAGTTAATTTTAAACTGTTTGTGCTTGCCGTTTTGCTTGGGGTAGCGATTTTACTTGGCAGTTGGTTAAGTTTGTTAGGTGTTGTGGCATTTATGCTGTTTATTGAGCGCTTTCAAATTAAACCAGAAGAAGCCGCGTTAACCGAGCGCTTTGGTGAGCAGTTTACCCAGTATAAAAAACACGTTCGCCGTTGGTTATAA